One part of the Dysidea avara chromosome 10, odDysAvar1.4, whole genome shotgun sequence genome encodes these proteins:
- the LOC136268875 gene encoding ubiquinone/menaquinone biosynthesis C-methyltransferase UbiE-like — MTDLYGSDGVKSYDKYCEKEPVIQAFLCPAMEEFLKSEVPGKKQDKQHHMVNIKVGDVVEMPYGDETFDIAMSLYVTCNLDRERLSKHFKELYRVLKPGGKAVIINLAEKSVDKMYLTVSGDEVVVKGKINKNQIDNIYTEERMVLYNQTHPESQLSKSVVDHPLAFISIMYQKHCQTANLTTQQN, encoded by the exons ATGACTGACCTGTATGGATCTGATGGGGTTAAATCTTATGACAAGTATTGTGAGAAGGAGCCTGTGATACAAGCATTCCTGTGTCCGGCAATGGAAGAGTTTCTAAAGTCAGAAGTCCCTGGTAAAAAG CAAGACAAGCAACATCACATGGTGAATATCAAAGTTGGAGATGTGGTGGAGATGCCATATGGTGATGAGACATTTGACATTGCTATGAGTCTGTATGTGACTTGTAATTTAGATAGGGAAAGATTGAGCAAACATTTTAAGGAACTGTATCGAGTGCTCAAGCCAGGAGGAAAAGCTGTAATAATCAACCTGGCTGAGAAGTCCGTTGATAAGATGTATTTAACTGTCAGTGGAGATGAAGTTGTTGTGAAAGGAAAAATTAACAAAA ATCAAATCGACAATATTTACACCGAGGAGAGGATGGTGTTGTACAACCAAACACACCCTGAAAGTCAACTCAGCAAATCTGTTGTTGATCATCCATTGGCTTTTATATCCATCATGTATCAAAAGCACTGCCAAACTGCTAATCTTACCACACAGCAGAATTAG
- the LOC136268876 gene encoding uncharacterized protein → MSLTTTTLQHFKANLCQIAHVERSTDTSSVPLSLAGQYYKLLQQIKDANYLRSFVAGHDVPRVYVFIDNNDLHISAQAFADAVTQKANALHDLENRLGLTNQDERESVLQRGRQEVLNQTKERLASHLEMLHLSIMRKQETITKDTTSSKQRQALRKAIAQDKKKISEVVTHYNSVIQDLQPSQSLLTTEEVTAGIFPWSALSGVRNCIAVQLQYEAVDTYMKLCRFQEEERQVIREMTSFLLYFKDRVLSSLHQSLAETETLLCDDEVSTEYHDNGSLDSHDDELLNHHHDGFLNCCNNGSLNCHDDGLLNRHDDGLLDHEDNENCDQGSLMSKETTCKYSSHSKHPSFLRGKCALFNEGILYASSMLKAGLKSFSVFLTHDHDDISEADVCDQPTGGECDVYTTDDDADTYLSD, encoded by the exons ATGAGTTTAACAACGACTACACTACAACATTTCAAAGCTAACTTATGCCAGATTGCACATG TTGAAAGGTCAACAGATACCAGCAGTGTGCCTCTATCTTTAGCAGGGCAGTACTACAAACTATTGCAACAGATAAAGGATGCCAATTACTTAAGGAGTTTTGTAGCTGGACATGATGTTCCT CGTGTGTATGTTTTCATAGACAACAATGACCTTCATATCAGTGCACAGGCTTTTGCAGATGCTGTAACCCAAAAGGCTAATGCACTTCATGATTTAGAGAATCGTTTAGGCCTCACTAACCAAGATGAAAGAGAATCTGTGCTACAAAGAGGCAGACAAGAAGTCCTCAATCAGACAAAGGAAAGACTGGCCAGCCATCTTGAAATGCTGCATTTGAGCATCATGAGGAAACAGGAAACCATCACCAAAGATACAA CATCTAGCAAACAAAGGCAAGCACTAAGAAAAGCTATAGCTCAAGATAAGAAGAAAATTTCAGAAGTAGTCACGCACTATAATAGTGTTATTCAAGACCTGCAACCATCGCAGTCTTTGTTGACTACAGAAGAGGTAACAGCAGGAATTTTCCCTTGGTCAGCACTATCAG GAGTTCGTAACTGTATTGCTGTTCAACTGCAATATGAAGCTGTAGATACATATATGAAATTATGCAGATTCCAAGAAGAGGAACGGCAGGTCATTCGAGAGATGACTTCATTTCTCCTTTATTTTAAAGATAGAGTTTTGTCATCCTTGCATCAGTCATTGGCAG AAACAGAAACACTTCTGTGTGATGATGAGGTTTCAACTGAATATCATGATAATGGATCACTCGATTCTCATGACGATGAATTGCTGAATCACCATCATGATGGATTTCTGAATTGTTGTAACAATGGATCACTGAATTGCCATGACGATGGACTGTTGAATCGTCATGATGATGGGTTGCTGGATCATGAAGACAATGAAAATTGTGATCAA GGATCCCTTATGTCCAAGGAGACTACCTGCAAATATTCTTCACACTCAAAACACCCTAGTTTTCTCAGAGGAAAGTGTGCTTTGTTCAACGAAGGAATACTATATGCTTCAAGCATGCTCAAAGCTGGACTAAAAAGCTTCAGTGTTTTTCTTACACACGATCATGATGATATTAGTGAAGCAGATGTCTGTGATCAGCCAACCGGTGGGGAGTGTGATGTGTATACAACTGACGATGATGCAGACACATATTTATCAGATTAA
- the LOC136268363 gene encoding demethylmenaquinone methyltransferase-like has product MAEFETSGYSNRIDLYGSDGVKSYDKYCEKEPVIQAFLCPAMEEFLKSEVPGKKVLDIGCGDGYWSYQAARYGAKSIDGFDVQEKMVTLARQATSQFNMVNIKVGDVMDMPYGDETFDVAMSLYVTCNLDRERLSKHFKELYRVLKPGGKAVIVNLAEKSVDKMYLTVRGDEVVVKGKINKSLKQLPKHPTVSQVNKAFQGLQEVTKMFFAADDDGDVYQVEDASRLSNGDSIWSKTKFLTFPNFFYRDQFMLDSVIIAGLSIDQIDDIYTEERMVLYNQTHPESQLSKSVVDHPLAYIHHVSKALPNC; this is encoded by the coding sequence ATGGCAGAATTTGAAACCAGTGGCTATTCTAACCGAATTGACCTGTATGGATCTGATGGGGTTAAATCTTATGACAAGTACTGTGAGAAGGAGCCTGTGATACAAGCATTCCTGTGTCCAGCAATGGAAGAGTTCCTAAAGTCAGAGGTCCCTGGTAAAAAGGTACTGGATATTGGGTGTGGAGATGGTTACTGGAGCTACCAAGCAGCTCGGTATGGAGCCAAATCAATTGATGGGTTTGATGTCCAAGAGAAGATGGTCACATTAGCAAGACAAGCAACATCACAGTTTAACATGGTGAATATCAAAGTTGGAGATGTGATGGACATGCCGTATGGTGATGAGACATTTGACGTTGCTATGAGTCTGTATGTGACTTGTAATTTAGATAGGGAAAGGTTGAGCAAACATTTTAAAGAATTGTATCGAGTGCTCAAGCCAGGAGGAAAAGCTGTAATAGTCAACCTGGCTGAGAAGTCCGTTGATAAGATGTATTTAACTGTCAGGGGAGATGAAGTTGTTGTGAAAGGAAAAATTAACAAAAGTTTAAAGCAACTTCCAAAACATCCTACAGTGTCACAAGTCAACAAAGCTTTTCAGGGTCTTCAAGAGGTCACAAAAATGTTCTTTGCAGCAGATGACGATGGAGATGTCTACCAGGTTGAAGATGCAAGCCGGCTATCAAATGGAGACTCCATATGGAGTAAAACCAAATTTTTAACCTTCCCTAACTTCTTTTACAGAGATCAGTTTATGTTGGATAGCGTAATCATAGCAGGTCTTTCCATTGACCAAATCGACGATATTTACACCGAGGAGAGGATGGTGTTGTACAACCAAACACACCCTGAAAGTCAACTCAGCAAATCTGTTGTTGATCATCCACTGGCTTATATCCATCATGTATCAAAAGCACTGCCAAACTGCTAA
- the LOC136268344 gene encoding uncharacterized protein, producing the protein MAQASVANMQIEEAYDAACLDLQGDYNETIETDNESSENHILQQLMVEIEADLSKVSRMNNRKTGNWTERMERSEESWEAIRPTLFEYSVASAAPPKHKDCFHCGERSGVVRCWQCGPSCMLCAQCDIKIHTMVALHNRDIWTGSCFLSVSPTQYVDENTHDIVEIECPIPLTVPKVCPSCGVKGDMDVYKSGEAKRIIVTMSGRYDLSDAHVVCLACHTVFADVFHETVSEGFWPGSAGRRSAYLFHQDVFKFFIHLKFFNPGMSQSGFLKTLEQISLLNGRIPTINPTAFSKALSEWKYCQYEKQKLKGVPLLDCPACYSNQHSVHIDGNKKLYRFSKVPRGSRKSYYDGAFIAKNEDVDDHLALIGYFDETLMRDDQCGSTRWKAAKAVSRTMPSLDETGLEVGGCRHAIAQKAVNMFRGEIYGYAHYLHTKVFAPRNVSYFWEDIVCKYWPWARNKEHLFPGSMDMIPCLSVMHGKAHSWPCGIIWGGRWQDGAAGGSGEDMEQLFSNLSRWAFSTKNVKCSWQR; encoded by the exons ATGGCGCAAGCTAGTGTTG CCAACATGCAAATCGAAGAAGCATATGATGCAGCATGCCTAGATCTGCAGGGTGATTATAATGAAACTATAGAAACAG ATAATGAATCATCAGAAAATCATATCCTGCAGCAGCTAATGGTTGAGATTGAGGCTGATTTGTCTAAAGTGTCTAGGATGAACAACAGAAAAACTGGCAATTGGACAGAAAGGATGGAACGCAGTGAAGAAAGCTGGGAAGCAATTAGACCTACATTATTTGAGTATAGTGTAGCCAGTGCTGCTCCTCCCaaacataag GATTGTTTTCACTGTGGTGAAAGGAGTGGAGTTGTACGTTGCTGGCAATGTGGACCTTCGTGCATGCTATGTGCTCAGTGTGATATTAAAATCCACACCATGGTAGCTCTCCATAATCGAGACATCTGGACAGGGTCATGCTTTTTGTCAGTTTCTCCAACCCAATATGTGGATGAAAACACACATGATATTGTGGAGATAG AATGTCCCATACCATTGACGGTTCCAAAGGTCTGTCCATCTTGTGGTGTTAAAGGGGATATGGATGTGTACAAGAGTGGAGAAGCTAAAAGAATTATTGTTACAATGTCTG GACGATATGATCTATCTGATGCACACGTGGTATGCTTAGCATGCCACACTGTTTTTGCTGATGTATTCCATGAGACAGTGTCTGAAGGATTCTGGCCTGGTAGTGCTGGAAGGAGATCAGCATATTTATTCCATCAAGATGTTTTCAAATTTTTCATCCATTTAAAATTTTTCAATCCAGGCATGTCACAGTCAGGGTTTTTGAAAACCTTGGAACAAATCAGCTTACTGAATGGAAGA ATACCAACCATAAATCCAACAGCCTTTTCTAAAGCATTGTCAGAGTGGAAGTACTGTCAGTATGAGAAGCAAAAACTGAAAGGTGTTCCTTTGTTAGATTGTCCTGCATGTTATTCTAATCAGCATTCTGTTCACATTGACGGAAATAAGAAATTGTACAGATTCAGCAAAGTGCCAAG AGGGTCAAGGAAGTCGTATTATGATGGAGCTTTTATTGCCAAAAATGAGGACGTAGATGATCATTTAGCTTTGATTGGTTACTTTGATGAGACATTGATG CGTGACGATCAATGTGGATCTACTCGTTGGAAagctgctaaagcagtatctcGAACAATGCCATCTCTAGATGAGACTGGACTGGAAGTTGGTGGATGCAGACATGCAATTGCTCAGAAAGCTGTCAATATGTTTCGTGGAGAAAT CTATGGATATGCACATTATTTGCACACAAAGGTATTTGCTCCACGAAATGTTAGCTATTTCTGGGAGGACATCGTCTGTAAATATTGGCCTTGGGCACGTAACAAGGAGCACCTTTTTCCAGGAAGCATGGACATGATACCCTGTTTATCTGTAATGCATGGAAAAGCACATTCTTGGCCATGTGGG ATTATCTGGGGTGGTAGATGGCAAGATGGTGCAGCAGGCGGATCAGGGGAAGACATGGAGCAACTTTTCTCTAATTTATCCAGATGGGCATTTTCAACAAAAAATGTTAAGTGCAGCTG GCAGAGATGA
- the LOC136268354 gene encoding uncharacterized protein — MGCCCCCAFRTTESTETCIVAKNVSHFVGKWLSFDQSIMNQWLQQQFEEVDRKTSPDPLDPSVESFKNTIESNAELLMFFNQMFTESSTKQKRKNGTPQVRNYHDMLTLINHVLKKSPEFNDSTTLVTFPITVILTKPMETIGGYAAFLNPNVNSHIKDILNTWGRYLQSPASCYILNTDKWLSAKALEKMGGNFEDDFVCDPSKPHYGFTSWDDFFTRQFRPNVRPVASPDDNKVIANACESNPFRVEKNVTKQGKFWIKGQPYNIKFLLADDPLVDSFVGGTVYQGLLRVFYYHRWHSPVDGKIVKAFVADGTYYSCPLSNGGNEYSVVSDNFQGYLAEVATRAIIFIEADNPYIGLMCFIAVGMQEVSSCEITVEEGQKVKKGQQLGTFHFGGSSHCLVFRPGVELVFDFHGYKPGQITTSGIKINSRIATVPK; from the coding sequence atgggctgttgttgttgttgtgcctTCAGAACAACAGAGAGCACAGAAACCTGCATAGTAGCCAAGAATGTGTCTCATTTTGTTGGCAAATGGCTGTCTTTTGATCAATCTATTATGAACCAGTGGCTACAACAACAATTTGAAGAGGTTGACAGAAAAACTTCTCCTGATCCACTAGATCCTAGTGTAGAAAGCTTCAAAAACACTATTGAAAGCAATGCTGAACTTTTGATGTTTTTTAATCAAATGTTTACTGAGTCATCAACAAAACAAAAGAGGAAGAATGGAACTCCCCAGGTTAGAAATTACCATGACATGCTAACACTTATCAACCATGTTTTAAAGAAGTCTCCAGAATTTAATGACAGTACTACACTGGTAACATTTCCCATCACTGTAATACTGACTAAACCAATGGAGACAATTGGTGGGTATGCGGCTTTCTTAAACCCTAACGTAAACAGCCATATCAAAGACATCTTAAACACATGGGGAAGATATTTACAATCACCAGCATCTTGTTACATTTTGAATACGGATAAATGGCTTAGCGCTAAAGCTTTGGAGAAAATGGGAGGAAATTTTGAAGATGACTTTGTTTGTGACCCTAGCAAGCCGCATTATGGATTTACCTCTTGGGATGATTTCTTCACCAGACAATTTCGACCAAATGTTCGTCCTGTTGCCTCTCCGGATGATAATAAAGTTATTGCCAATGCATGTGAATCAAATCCATTTAGGGTTGAGAAGAATGTTACAAAACAGGGAAAATTTTGGATAAAAGGCCAACCATAcaatataaaatttttgttaGCAGACGATCCACTTGTTGACAGCTTTGTAGGAGGTACTGTGTACCAAGGTCTTCTGAGAGTCTTTTATTATCACCGATGGCACAGCCCTGTAGATGGCAAAATTGTCAAAGCATTTGTTGCAGACGGCACTTATTATTCTTGTCCTCTGTCAAATGGTGGCAATGAGTACTCTGTTGTTTCTGACAATTTCCAAGGTTACCTTGCAGAAGTCGCAACAAGGGCCATAATATTCATTGAAGCAGACAATCCTTATATAGGCTTGATGTGTTTCATTGCTGTTGGCATGCAAGAAGTATCGTCTTGTGAGATAACAGTCGAAGAAGGACAGAAGGTGAAGAAAGGTCAGCAGCTGGGAACATTTCACTTTGGAGGTTCTTCCCATTGTCTGGTTTTTCGACCTGGTGTAGAACTTGTGTTTGACTTTCATGGCTATAAACCAGGCCAAATTACTACAAGTGGAATAAAGATTAACTCCAGAATTGCTACTGTACCAAAGtga